The Metabacillus litoralis genome contains a region encoding:
- a CDS encoding carbohydrate ABC transporter permease → MKSNKGSKWLVNLVLAVICLIWLIPTAGLFISSFRPAADILDSGWWTVFPHRDWVTEDQLTLDPDTDLSEPIAVEGKTYTNDELASGVVLDGKRLIWENKRKRLLNVQTKQWTMNADFTLENYQTVLGGKQYVITLPGGGTKTEKGSNLTQSFINTFTVSIPATIIPLLIATFAAYSFAWLKFRGSRAMFVVVIALLVVPLQVALIPILKDYTNIGLNGSYLGIWLAHTTFGLPLTTYFLYNYISQLPRDIFESAFIDGASNFTIFTKLILPLSVPALASIGIFQFLWVWNDYLVALVFLGSQPDVQVLSMRIADMVGSRGDDWHLLTAAAFVSMIMPLTVFFLLQRFFVRGLLGGSVKG, encoded by the coding sequence GTGAAATCAAACAAAGGGTCAAAGTGGCTCGTCAATCTAGTGTTAGCTGTCATTTGTCTGATTTGGCTGATTCCAACAGCGGGACTATTTATTTCCTCCTTTAGACCAGCGGCCGATATATTAGATTCAGGATGGTGGACCGTATTTCCTCATAGAGACTGGGTAACAGAGGATCAACTCACACTCGATCCTGATACAGATTTGAGCGAGCCGATTGCGGTAGAAGGTAAAACCTATACAAATGATGAACTAGCTAGTGGTGTTGTTTTAGATGGTAAAAGGCTTATTTGGGAAAACAAACGAAAAAGACTTCTTAATGTTCAAACGAAACAATGGACAATGAATGCAGATTTTACGTTAGAGAATTATCAAACGGTTCTTGGTGGTAAGCAGTATGTGATCACCCTTCCCGGTGGTGGAACAAAAACAGAAAAAGGAAGTAATTTAACACAGTCATTTATTAATACATTTACGGTTTCCATTCCAGCTACCATTATCCCGCTGTTAATAGCTACCTTTGCTGCTTATTCCTTTGCATGGCTAAAATTTAGAGGCAGCAGAGCGATGTTTGTTGTTGTCATCGCGTTGCTTGTTGTTCCATTGCAGGTTGCGCTCATCCCTATATTGAAGGATTATACAAACATCGGCTTAAATGGTAGTTATTTAGGAATATGGCTTGCACATACCACATTTGGATTACCGTTAACAACCTACTTTCTTTATAACTATATTAGCCAGTTGCCACGGGATATTTTTGAGTCAGCCTTTATAGATGGCGCGAGTAATTTTACGATCTTCACAAAATTGATTCTTCCATTATCTGTTCCTGCTTTAGCATCGATTGGAATCTTTCAGTTCTTGTGGGTATGGAATGATTATTTAGTTGCATTGGTGTTTTTAGGAAGTCAGCCAGATGTTCAGGTGCTCTCAATGAGAATTGCAGACATGGTCGGGTCACGTGGAGATGATTGGCACTTACTAACAGCAGCAGCCTTTGTTTCAATGATCATGCCGCTTACTGTTTTCTTCTTATTACAACGTTTCTTTGTAAGAGGTTTATTAGGTGGATCTGTAAAAGGATAA
- the pgmB gene encoding beta-phosphoglucomutase yields the protein MIQLSKLKAFIFDLDGIITDTAEYHFLAWKALAEDLNISFTRELNEELKGISRMDSLEKILQFGGKEQEFSEQEKLELATKKNEHYVELINKITPSDILPGIETLLSDIKQANLGIALASASKNANMVLEALKLKDQFDYIVDVTKIKKGKPDPEIFLKAAELLKVNPSTCIGVEDAIAGVEAIKGAGMYAVAVGPEHSFPKADLVYEKTDDLSFKEIRERFEG from the coding sequence GTGATACAGTTGAGTAAATTAAAGGCTTTTATTTTCGACTTAGATGGTATTATAACTGATACAGCTGAATATCATTTTCTTGCTTGGAAGGCTTTGGCTGAAGATCTAAACATTTCTTTTACTAGAGAATTAAATGAAGAGTTAAAAGGAATTTCGAGAATGGATTCCCTTGAGAAAATCCTTCAATTTGGTGGAAAAGAGCAAGAATTTTCAGAGCAAGAAAAGCTGGAGTTGGCAACAAAGAAAAATGAACATTATGTTGAGTTAATAAATAAGATCACTCCTTCAGATATATTACCAGGAATTGAAACGTTACTGAGTGATATTAAACAAGCTAACTTAGGAATCGCGCTAGCATCAGCAAGTAAAAATGCCAATATGGTATTAGAAGCATTGAAGCTCAAGGATCAATTTGATTATATTGTTGATGTAACAAAAATTAAAAAAGGAAAGCCTGATCCAGAAATCTTTCTAAAGGCAGCAGAATTACTAAAGGTTAACCCTTCAACATGCATAGGAGTAGAGGATGCCATTGCTGGTGTTGAAGCCATAAAAGGTGCCGGTATGTATGCGGTTGCAGTTGGACCGGAACATTCCTTCCCAAAAGCTGATCTTGTTTATGAAAAAACGGATGATCTTTCATTTAAAGAGATAAGAGAAAGGTTTGAAGGGTGA
- the yhbH gene encoding sporulation protein YhbH, with product MSNQDQNFVISQEDWTLHRKGHDDQTRHQEKVQEAIRNNLPDLITEESIVMSNGKDVVKIPIRSLDEYKIRYNYDKNKHVGQGDGESQVGDVVARDGSQADAKGPGKGQGAGDQAGEDYYEAEVSILELEAALFKELELPNLKQKERDDIVIENIEFNDIRRTGLMGNVDKKRTMLSAYKRNAMAGKSKFHPIYPEDLKFKTWNEVVKPESKAVVIAMMDTSGSMGLWEKYMARSFFFWMTRFLRTKYEKVDIEFIAHHTEAKVVSEEDFFSKGESGGTICSSAYRKALEIIEEKYQPARYNIYPFHFSDGDNLTSDNARCVKLVGELMKVSNIFGYGEVNQYNRHSTLMSAYKNVNDEKFRYYILKQKADVFQAMKSFFRKDEDKKYA from the coding sequence ATGTCTAATCAAGATCAGAATTTCGTTATTTCTCAAGAAGATTGGACCCTCCATCGCAAAGGCCATGATGATCAAACACGCCACCAAGAGAAAGTACAGGAAGCTATTCGCAACAATCTTCCAGATCTTATCACAGAAGAAAGCATTGTAATGTCCAATGGGAAAGATGTAGTAAAAATTCCAATTCGTTCACTGGACGAATACAAAATTCGTTATAACTATGATAAGAATAAGCATGTTGGCCAAGGCGATGGAGAGAGTCAGGTCGGTGATGTCGTAGCAAGAGATGGATCACAAGCAGATGCTAAGGGTCCCGGCAAGGGTCAGGGAGCCGGAGATCAAGCAGGAGAAGATTATTATGAGGCTGAAGTATCTATTTTAGAGTTAGAAGCAGCATTATTTAAAGAATTAGAGCTTCCTAATTTAAAACAAAAAGAACGTGATGATATTGTAATTGAAAACATTGAGTTTAATGATATAAGAAGAACAGGCTTAATGGGAAATGTTGATAAGAAAAGAACAATGTTATCGGCATATAAACGTAATGCCATGGCGGGAAAATCAAAGTTTCACCCAATTTATCCAGAAGATTTAAAGTTTAAAACTTGGAATGAAGTTGTAAAGCCTGAATCAAAAGCTGTTGTCATTGCGATGATGGATACGAGTGGTTCAATGGGCCTTTGGGAAAAATATATGGCTCGTAGCTTTTTCTTTTGGATGACAAGATTTCTTAGAACAAAGTATGAGAAAGTAGATATCGAATTTATTGCCCATCATACCGAAGCAAAGGTTGTTTCAGAGGAAGATTTCTTCTCAAAAGGAGAAAGCGGAGGGACAATTTGTTCATCTGCATACCGTAAGGCTCTTGAGATTATCGAAGAAAAATACCAACCAGCAAGATATAATATCTATCCTTTCCACTTTTCAGATGGTGATAATTTAACATCAGACAATGCCAGATGCGTTAAGTTAGTAGGAGAGCTTATGAAGGTTTCCAACATCTTTGGCTATGGAGAAGTCAATCAGTATAACCGTCATTCAACCCTAATGTCCGCATATAAGAATGTCAATGATGAGAAGTTCCGCTATTATATCCTCAAACAAAAAGCAGATGTTTTCCAAGCAATGAAGAGTTTCTTCAGAAAAGATGAAGATAAAAAGTATGCATAA
- a CDS encoding carbohydrate ABC transporter permease, which produces MEKQTSPSVAKLVLLTIAVFAGNLLIHYGIFLFLRDTEMPALLYAILAIIWGVFGVYTIYYTLNWVVEQYPVKQRRIVQPYVFVGPAVLLLGWLMFIPTLRTLYLSFFGPNSDSFVGLSNYLAVFTDRLLLTALRNNLLWVLFGATLCIVLGLLIAVLADRSSYEKIAKAIIFMPMAISMVAAGVIWKFIYYYQPGDQQIGLLNAIVVAIGGEPQAWTSMNQPWNNMFLIVILIWMQTGFAMVLFSAALKGIPNELLEAARVDGATEVTIFFKIIIPYISGTILTVSTTIIVFTLKIFDIIMVMTGGQYETDVVATQFYRQFFMYRNFGYGSTLAIVLLITVIPVIIINLKQFRRQGGF; this is translated from the coding sequence ATGGAAAAACAAACATCACCTTCAGTCGCAAAGCTTGTTTTATTAACAATTGCTGTATTTGCAGGGAACTTACTCATTCATTACGGTATATTTCTTTTTCTACGTGATACAGAGATGCCAGCCCTGCTTTATGCAATCTTGGCTATCATTTGGGGAGTATTCGGAGTTTATACCATTTACTACACACTTAACTGGGTAGTTGAACAATACCCTGTGAAACAAAGGCGTATTGTACAGCCGTATGTATTCGTTGGGCCTGCTGTTCTTTTGTTAGGATGGCTGATGTTTATACCAACTCTTCGTACATTATATTTAAGTTTTTTTGGCCCAAATTCAGACAGTTTCGTAGGCTTATCAAATTATTTAGCGGTGTTTACGGACCGTCTTTTGTTAACAGCCTTGCGTAATAATTTGTTGTGGGTCCTATTTGGAGCAACATTATGTATCGTGTTAGGGCTATTGATTGCTGTTTTAGCTGATAGAAGCAGCTATGAAAAAATTGCGAAGGCTATTATTTTCATGCCAATGGCTATTTCGATGGTAGCTGCTGGGGTTATTTGGAAGTTCATTTACTATTACCAACCTGGAGATCAACAAATAGGTTTGTTAAACGCAATTGTTGTTGCGATTGGTGGAGAACCTCAAGCTTGGACAAGTATGAATCAGCCCTGGAACAATATGTTTTTAATTGTGATATTAATTTGGATGCAAACCGGCTTTGCGATGGTCCTATTTTCAGCAGCATTGAAGGGAATTCCAAATGAGTTACTTGAGGCTGCACGTGTGGACGGAGCAACAGAGGTTACAATCTTTTTCAAAATTATTATTCCATACATTTCAGGTACGATCTTAACTGTTTCAACAACCATTATTGTTTTTACATTAAAAATCTTCGATATCATCATGGTAATGACAGGTGGTCAATATGAAACAGATGTAGTTGCCACACAGTTTTACCGCCAATTCTTTATGTACAGAAACTTTGGATATGGCTCAACATTAGCGATTGTTTTATTAATTACAGTCATTCCTGTTATCATCATCAATCTAAAACAATTTCGCAGGCAGGGGGGATTTTAG
- a CDS encoding glycoside hydrolase family 32 protein has product MIENQRIKEAETALSKLQEEVYQHEWRLHYHIAPVANWMNDPNGFCYFKGEYHLFYQHHPFAPKWDSMYWGHVKSKDLVNWEHLPPALAPGETYDKDGCFSGSAIEKDGKLYLMYTGNVWTGENYDEELKQVQALAVSEDGIHFEKLPENPVITEAPNGDIHPFHFRDPKVWKHDDLYYVVLGSKTMQNTGQVLMYRSKDLIHWEFVNILAKGEGNFGYMWECPDLFTLNNKEVLVMSPQGVKPEGNLYHNLHQAGYVIGELDYEKGILSYGDFQLLDYGFDYYAPQTMVDPEGRRIAIAWMDMWESEMPTQSHGYTGAMTLPRELELRGDKIYCHPVKEIEKLRQAEVVHEQITFSGETSLEGIAGDCIELDLSLRVHHSSACGIRLRVDEDAGEETVITYYGDKGILELDRNESGKGPGGVRKTHLQLQDQMLHLRIFIDKSSVEIFVNNGEQVLTARIYPGENSTSIRLFSNEEIEIAQLKKWDLKRSI; this is encoded by the coding sequence ATGATTGAAAACCAAAGAATTAAGGAAGCGGAAACAGCATTAAGTAAGTTGCAGGAAGAGGTTTATCAACATGAATGGCGATTGCACTATCATATTGCTCCAGTAGCCAATTGGATGAATGATCCTAACGGGTTTTGCTATTTTAAAGGTGAATATCATCTGTTTTATCAGCATCATCCTTTTGCTCCAAAATGGGACTCCATGTATTGGGGACATGTCAAAAGCAAAGATCTCGTCAATTGGGAGCATCTTCCTCCAGCCTTGGCTCCAGGTGAAACTTATGATAAAGATGGATGCTTTTCTGGCAGTGCAATTGAAAAGGATGGTAAGCTCTATTTAATGTACACAGGTAATGTGTGGACAGGTGAAAATTATGATGAAGAGCTAAAGCAAGTTCAAGCCCTAGCTGTAAGTGAGGATGGAATTCATTTCGAAAAGCTTCCAGAAAACCCTGTTATAACAGAGGCTCCAAATGGTGACATCCATCCATTTCATTTTCGTGATCCAAAGGTATGGAAGCACGATGATCTTTATTATGTTGTGTTAGGTTCAAAAACGATGCAAAATACCGGACAAGTATTAATGTATCGTTCAAAAGATTTGATACATTGGGAATTCGTCAATATTTTGGCTAAAGGTGAGGGGAACTTCGGGTACATGTGGGAATGTCCTGATTTATTTACTTTAAACAATAAAGAAGTTCTCGTGATGTCTCCACAGGGAGTAAAACCTGAAGGGAATTTATATCATAATTTACATCAAGCTGGCTATGTGATTGGTGAGCTGGACTATGAAAAAGGAATTCTTTCTTATGGTGACTTTCAATTATTAGATTATGGCTTTGATTATTATGCCCCTCAAACAATGGTTGACCCAGAAGGCAGAAGAATTGCTATTGCATGGATGGATATGTGGGAAAGTGAGATGCCGACACAATCACACGGATACACAGGTGCTATGACATTACCTCGTGAGTTGGAACTAAGAGGTGATAAAATTTATTGTCATCCAGTAAAGGAAATTGAAAAGCTCAGACAAGCTGAAGTCGTACACGAACAAATTACGTTTTCTGGAGAAACCTCACTTGAAGGCATTGCAGGCGATTGCATAGAGCTAGACCTTTCACTTCGAGTTCACCATTCATCAGCATGCGGAATTCGACTTCGTGTAGATGAGGATGCTGGTGAAGAAACAGTCATCACCTATTATGGTGACAAAGGAATTCTTGAACTTGACCGCAATGAATCAGGGAAGGGGCCAGGTGGAGTTAGAAAAACGCATCTACAATTACAAGATCAAATGCTACACTTAAGAATTTTCATTGATAAATCCTCCGTAGAAATTTTTGTGAATAATGGTGAGCAAGTATTAACTGCTAGAATATACCCAGGTGAAAATAGTACAAGCATTCGCTTATTTTCAAATGAAGAAATTGAAATTGCTCAATTAAAAAAGTGGGATTTAAAGCGATCTATATGA
- a CDS encoding glycoside hydrolase family 65 protein, which translates to MTWKIERNDLSQQELLNLESLFSLANGYIGVRGNFEEGYSEEFVSIRGTYLNAFHDITEITYGEKLYAFPETQQKLVNNIDAQSIDIFIDKEQFSLFEGEVLSYKRVLHLDQGYTERFIHYRTPGGKEVKLQFRRVVSFSVKELFAIEVKIEPVNFNGEVRIVSKVDGDVSNYVNRNDPRVAAGHAKLLSVENIGEKDDIVFVEDKTTNSDLKAACTTKHILNVQGNKTTKILDKRAEVTYTFDLNEPVEFVKYNVYTDTLRHEQDLVEKGIEIHGNLSNQSFEQLIQSQKNYLDEFWNVADIKIEGEEKLQEGIRFNLFQLLQSAGRDKYSNIAAKGLSGEGYEGHYFWDTEIYMIPVFLLTKPELAKQLLIYRYSILNGARQRAKEMGHSKGALFPWRTISGSECSAYFPAGTAQYHISADIAYSFIQYYLATKDINFMVEYGAEVLSETARLWMDTGHFYQDEFRIDDVTGPDEYTCLVNNNYYTNVMAKHNLKWAYSIYNQVRKEDPPSFKELSQRLDLTEEEARDWNQAAEKMYLPYDEELGINPQDDTFLKKAVWDFEHTPKEKYPLLLHYHPLTLYRYQVCKQADTVLAHFLLEDEQSLETIKASYDYYEKITTHDSSLSSAIFSIMAAKVGYREKAYDYFMESARLDLDNTHGNTKDGLHMANMGGTWMSIIHGFGGVRVKESGLSLHPVLPKQWTQYEFTLHYLHRQLRVKVEREQMTVSLEKGDRLDLTVYRKNITLEEGKQYTWEISE; encoded by the coding sequence GTGACGTGGAAAATCGAACGAAATGATCTATCACAGCAGGAACTATTAAACCTAGAAAGCTTATTCTCTTTGGCAAATGGCTACATTGGTGTCCGCGGGAATTTTGAGGAAGGGTATTCGGAAGAGTTCGTTTCAATACGTGGAACATACTTGAATGCCTTTCATGATATAACAGAGATTACATATGGTGAAAAGCTTTATGCTTTTCCAGAAACACAGCAAAAGCTGGTGAATAACATTGATGCTCAATCAATTGATATCTTTATAGACAAAGAGCAATTCTCGCTATTTGAAGGTGAAGTACTTTCATATAAGCGGGTGTTGCACTTAGATCAAGGGTATACAGAACGATTCATTCATTACAGAACTCCTGGTGGAAAGGAAGTAAAATTGCAGTTTCGCAGGGTAGTATCGTTCTCTGTAAAAGAACTTTTTGCAATCGAAGTAAAAATTGAGCCGGTAAATTTTAACGGAGAAGTAAGGATTGTATCAAAAGTAGATGGAGATGTTTCGAACTATGTTAATAGAAATGATCCGCGTGTAGCTGCGGGACATGCAAAATTACTTTCAGTAGAGAACATTGGGGAAAAGGATGACATCGTTTTTGTTGAAGACAAAACGACAAATTCGGATCTTAAGGCTGCTTGCACGACAAAACATATCTTAAATGTTCAAGGAAATAAGACTACAAAAATTCTAGATAAAAGAGCAGAAGTTACCTACACTTTTGATCTAAACGAACCTGTTGAATTTGTAAAATATAATGTTTATACAGATACACTCAGGCACGAACAGGATTTGGTTGAAAAGGGTATCGAGATTCATGGCAATCTTTCAAATCAATCCTTTGAACAGCTCATTCAATCTCAAAAGAACTATCTTGATGAATTCTGGAATGTGGCAGATATAAAAATTGAAGGTGAGGAAAAGCTTCAGGAGGGTATTCGCTTTAACCTTTTTCAACTTTTACAATCTGCAGGAAGAGATAAGTACAGTAATATAGCTGCAAAGGGTCTTTCAGGTGAAGGATATGAGGGACATTATTTCTGGGATACCGAAATTTATATGATTCCTGTTTTCTTACTAACAAAGCCTGAGTTAGCAAAACAATTACTAATCTATCGATATTCAATCTTGAATGGAGCAAGACAAAGGGCCAAAGAGATGGGGCATTCTAAAGGAGCTTTATTCCCATGGAGGACCATCTCAGGATCAGAGTGCTCGGCGTATTTCCCAGCTGGAACAGCACAGTATCACATAAGCGCTGATATTGCCTATAGCTTTATCCAATATTATTTAGCAACAAAAGATATCAATTTTATGGTGGAATATGGAGCTGAAGTTTTAAGTGAAACAGCAAGATTATGGATGGATACAGGTCATTTTTATCAAGATGAATTTAGAATTGACGATGTAACCGGTCCTGACGAATATACATGTCTTGTGAACAATAATTATTATACAAACGTTATGGCAAAGCATAATTTAAAATGGGCCTACTCCATTTACAATCAGGTGAGGAAAGAGGATCCACCTTCTTTTAAAGAGTTATCGCAACGCTTAGATCTCACTGAAGAAGAAGCACGAGACTGGAATCAAGCAGCTGAAAAAATGTATTTACCTTATGATGAAGAATTAGGGATTAATCCTCAGGATGATACATTCTTAAAAAAAGCTGTTTGGGATTTTGAACATACACCAAAAGAAAAGTATCCATTGCTTTTACATTATCACCCACTAACACTATATCGCTATCAAGTGTGTAAGCAAGCTGACACTGTACTTGCTCACTTTTTATTAGAGGACGAGCAGTCGCTTGAAACAATAAAAGCATCCTACGATTATTATGAAAAAATTACGACCCATGATTCATCTCTATCCTCTGCTATCTTTAGTATTATGGCAGCGAAAGTTGGTTATCGCGAAAAGGCCTACGACTATTTTATGGAATCTGCGCGTCTAGATCTTGATAATACTCACGGTAACACAAAAGATGGCTTACATATGGCCAATATGGGTGGTACATGGATGTCAATTATTCATGGTTTTGGAGGAGTTCGTGTGAAAGAAAGTGGGCTTTCCTTACATCCTGTTTTACCAAAGCAATGGACACAATATGAATTTACGTTACATTATTTGCACCGCCAACTTCGTGTCAAAGTTGAACGTGAGCAAATGACTGTTTCCCTTGAAAAGGGCGATCGTCTTGACCTTACTGTTTATAGAAAAAACATAACATTAGAGGAAGGAAAGCAATATACTTGGGAAATTTCCGAATAG
- a CDS encoding ABC transporter substrate-binding protein encodes MITSMKKKLFTLTSVFVVFASILSGCNTAEEAPEDNAENGGGGAATEGEGTYLERAYAGEFDGTKVTMFGPFTDADQVKFEDSIKEFEEKTGIDIQYEGSKEFEATISIRVEGGNPPDIADFPQPGLLSTFAKQGNVIDVSTFMDQEKLKEKYNQSWLDMATMEGPDGEVMAGIWNRSNVKSLVWYPKAEFEAAGYEVPETWDEMIALSEQIVKDGDNPWAIGIESGAATGWVATDWMEDIMLRTTSPENYDKWVNGELPFSSPEVKNAAEKMSEIWLNDDFVYGGRKSIVTTNFGDAPKPMFDEPPKTWLHRQGSFITSFFPEGTVAGEDYDWFYLPPIDEQYGKPVLVAGDIYAMFNDRDEVRAVMEFFTTGESIKSWIQSGGVVAPMNDADPEWYTTDVERRMAELIQEADTLRFDGSDLMPGAVGAGSFWKGMTDYISGTVELDQALKEIDAGWPK; translated from the coding sequence TTGATAACGTCAATGAAGAAAAAGCTGTTTACTTTAACCAGCGTATTTGTTGTTTTTGCATCTATATTATCTGGTTGTAATACAGCTGAAGAAGCACCGGAAGATAATGCAGAAAACGGTGGCGGTGGCGCCGCAACGGAAGGTGAAGGTACTTATTTAGAAAGAGCTTATGCAGGTGAATTTGATGGAACTAAGGTTACGATGTTTGGTCCTTTCACAGATGCTGACCAAGTAAAGTTTGAAGATAGTATAAAAGAATTTGAAGAAAAAACAGGAATCGATATCCAATATGAAGGATCAAAAGAGTTTGAAGCTACAATCTCAATTCGTGTAGAAGGGGGAAATCCTCCAGATATTGCCGACTTCCCTCAGCCTGGACTATTATCTACATTTGCTAAGCAAGGTAATGTAATTGATGTTTCAACATTTATGGATCAAGAAAAATTAAAAGAAAAATACAATCAGAGCTGGCTGGATATGGCAACAATGGAAGGTCCAGATGGCGAGGTTATGGCTGGAATTTGGAATCGTAGTAATGTGAAAAGCTTAGTATGGTATCCAAAGGCTGAGTTTGAAGCAGCAGGATATGAGGTGCCTGAGACTTGGGATGAAATGATCGCGTTGTCAGAGCAAATTGTGAAAGACGGCGATAATCCTTGGGCAATCGGGATTGAAAGTGGAGCGGCAACAGGTTGGGTAGCAACTGATTGGATGGAAGATATTATGCTTCGTACAACATCACCTGAAAACTATGACAAATGGGTAAATGGTGAGCTTCCATTCTCTTCTCCTGAGGTTAAGAACGCGGCTGAAAAAATGTCTGAGATTTGGTTAAATGATGATTTTGTTTATGGTGGAAGAAAGTCAATTGTGACAACAAACTTTGGGGATGCTCCAAAGCCAATGTTTGATGAGCCACCTAAAACATGGTTACACAGACAAGGAAGCTTTATCACAAGCTTCTTCCCAGAAGGTACTGTAGCTGGTGAGGATTATGATTGGTTCTACTTACCTCCTATTGATGAGCAATATGGTAAGCCAGTTCTTGTTGCAGGTGATATTTATGCGATGTTTAATGATCGTGATGAAGTTCGTGCAGTTATGGAATTCTTTACAACAGGTGAGTCAATTAAATCATGGATTCAATCAGGTGGAGTTGTAGCACCTATGAATGATGCCGATCCTGAATGGTATACAACTGATGTTGAGCGTCGAATGGCAGAATTAATTCAAGAAGCAGATACTCTTCGCTTTGATGGATCAGATTTAATGCCAGGAGCAGTTGGCGCAGGAAGCTTCTGGAAAGGTATGACAGATTACATTAGTGGTACGGTGGAACTTGATCAAGCGCTTAAAGAAATAGATGCAGGTTGGCCGAAATAA
- a CDS encoding hemolysin family protein, translated as MSLEIFILAVLIILNAFFAASEIALISLNDNKVKLMAESGNKKAIMLDNLLSEPSRFLATIQIGITLAGFLASAFAAESFAGRLAKALHDMGVPVSERLLGTISVIVITLLLSYFTLVLGELVPKRLALQKAEAISMFAVFPLTILSKVSSPFVKLLTASTNFIVRLFGVDPDADDENVTEEEIRMMVDVGKERGTIQEAEKIMINNIFEFDNKSVSEIMTHRTNIVAIPLHFTLKETVRLVNEEKYTRFPVFEENIDRIVGILHSKDLIQFVENCDENSFNMKELLRAPYFILESKPIDDLFKEMQMNNIHMAIAIDEYGGTDGVVTIEDVIEEIVGNIFDEYDEIGLDYEEIIELEDNVYLIPGTTNLYVVEDLLDIEISNEDFDTLSGFVIGQLGYIPDENEKPQVEYNNILFAVEEMHDKRIQKVRVTPLENQELEEE; from the coding sequence ATTTCTTTGGAGATATTCATTTTAGCAGTTCTTATTATTTTGAACGCCTTTTTTGCAGCTAGTGAGATTGCCTTAATTTCACTAAATGATAATAAAGTAAAGCTAATGGCAGAGAGTGGTAATAAAAAAGCGATAATGTTGGATAACTTATTGTCTGAACCTAGCAGGTTTTTAGCTACGATTCAAATTGGAATAACACTCGCTGGATTTTTAGCAAGTGCCTTTGCTGCGGAAAGCTTTGCAGGAAGACTTGCAAAAGCATTACATGATATGGGAGTGCCAGTGTCAGAAAGACTATTGGGAACTATATCTGTGATTGTTATTACGCTTTTATTATCATACTTTACTTTAGTTTTAGGTGAACTGGTTCCTAAACGACTTGCCCTCCAAAAGGCTGAAGCTATTTCCATGTTCGCCGTTTTCCCTTTAACCATTTTATCAAAGGTCTCATCACCTTTTGTAAAGTTGCTAACTGCCTCAACTAATTTCATTGTCCGACTATTTGGTGTCGATCCAGATGCGGATGATGAAAATGTAACGGAAGAGGAAATCCGAATGATGGTTGATGTTGGCAAGGAAAGAGGAACCATTCAAGAAGCTGAAAAAATTATGATAAACAATATCTTTGAATTTGATAACAAATCTGTCTCAGAAATTATGACACATCGAACAAATATTGTTGCGATCCCTCTTCATTTTACACTTAAAGAAACGGTTCGATTAGTAAATGAAGAAAAGTACACTCGATTTCCAGTGTTTGAAGAAAACATTGATCGTATTGTTGGAATACTACATTCAAAGGATCTCATTCAATTTGTTGAAAATTGTGATGAAAATTCATTCAATATGAAAGAATTACTACGTGCTCCTTACTTTATATTGGAATCTAAGCCAATCGATGATTTGTTTAAAGAAATGCAAATGAATAATATTCATATGGCTATTGCAATTGATGAATATGGTGGAACAGATGGGGTTGTCACAATAGAAGATGTGATTGAGGAAATTGTAGGAAATATTTTTGATGAATATGATGAAATAGGACTGGATTATGAAGAAATTATTGAGCTTGAAGATAATGTTTACTTAATTCCAGGAACGACAAACCTCTATGTTGTTGAAGATCTTCTTGACATTGAAATTTCAAATGAAGATTTTGACACATTAAGTGGGTTTGTCATAGGTCAGCTTGGGTATATACCTGATGAAAATGAAAAGCCTCAAGTCGAATATAACAATATATTGTTTGCAGTCGAAGAAATGCATGATAAGCGCATTCAAAAAGTAAGGGTCACTCCTTTAGAAAATCAAGAACTGGAAGAGGAGTAA